The Cytobacillus oceanisediminis genomic interval TGTGCAGATCTATGGTCAGGAAAGCGACTTTTTTTATAATAAGCAAAAAATGCATTTAATTATCTCAGCAATTGTTTTTATTATTGTCGCTCTATTTCCTTACAAAGCTATGCAAAGCAATAAATTTCTTGTTCCGATGGTGTTCATTTCGTTATTCGGCCTGATTGCGCTATTCATCTTTGGAAAAGTAGCCGGAGGAGCGATGAGCTGGTTTGAAATCGGGAGCAGAAGCCTTCAGCCTGCAGAATTTGTCAAGCTTTCAGTCATTATATATTTAGCAGCTGTCTATGCAAAAAAGCAGCCCTATATTAATGAGTTTAATAAAGGGGTTCTTCCCCCGCTTGCTTATCTGATTCTAGCCGCTTTGCTTGTTGCAGTTCAGCCTGACTTTGGTTCGGCGATGATTATTTTTTTGGTAGCTGCTGCCGTAATTTTTACTTCAGGCATGAATTTCAAAAACATATTTAGACTTGGACTATTCGGAGTTTTGTTAGCTGCGCCTTTTATCCTTCTGTTAAAAGATAAGATATTCGCACCTTATCGAATGGGCAGGGTCGAAGCATTTAGAGATCCTTTTGGTTCAGAATTTGGGTATCAGCTTTCGAATTCCTATATTGCCCTTGGTGCAGGGGGATTAAAAGGGCTGGGCCTTGGTGAAAGTATACAAAAGCTTGGTTATCTTCCTGAAGCGCATACAGACTTCATTATGGCTGTAATTGCTGAAGAGCTTGGGGCATTTGGAGTAGGTTTTGTGATTTTGCTTCTCGGGTATATTGTCCTGAGGGGAATCTTTATTAGTTTAAAGTGTAAAGATGCTTTTGGCAGCTTATTGGCTATTGGCATATCCGCCATGATAGGTATTCAGGCATTCATCAATCTTGCAGGGATTTCCGGTGTTATGCCGCTGACTGGTGTCACACTACCTTTTATCAGCTATGGAGGTTCATCTCTGCTTCAGCTTTCGATTGCAATGGGGATTTTAGTAAATGTATCTATGTTTGTAAATTATGAACAAAAATACAAAAATAACAATGAGCAGACAAAACCGGAATCCATGGAACTGGCTTCTGAAAAATCATTTTCCATTCGTAAATAAGCACAGAAAACTTTTCAGTGCTTTATTTATATATCAATCAGCAGAAGCTGATTACATAATTACTTCCATCTGGGAGCAGTCAATCAAAGTTATTTAGGCCGGCTAGCGGGAAACCCACCCGGCCTCAACTTGAATTTGGCAGAATATTGCCAAAAAATACATAAAGACGGGGTGTTTTGTTTGAGCCGAAGAATTAACAAGGTATTAGTAGCCAACAGAGGAGAAATTGCCATTCGTGTGTTCCGTGCCTGCACAGAGCTGGATATTCGCACGGTAGCCATCTATTCTAAAGAGGACTCCGGATCCTATCATCGCTATAAAGCAGATGAAGCTTATCTGGTAGGGGAGGGTAAAAAACCGATTGATGCCTATCTTGATATTGAAGGAATCATTGATATTGCGAAAAGCAGTGATGTTGATGCCATTCATCCAGGATACGGATTCCTGTCTGAAAATATAGAATTCGCAAAACGCTGCGAGGAAGAGGGCATCATATTCATCGGTCCTGCTTCTAAGCATCTGGACATGTTTGGAGATAAAGTTAAAGCAAGAACGCAAGCACAGCTTGCTGAAATTCCGGTTATTCCAGGCAGTGATGGCCCTGCAGAAAGCCTGGATGAAGTGATTAGCTTTGGCAAAAATCATGGATTCCCGATTATCATTAAAGCTTCACTTGGCGGCGGCGGAAGAGGCATGCGCATCGTAAGGAGCCTGGAAGAAGTAAAGG includes:
- a CDS encoding FtsW/RodA/SpoVE family cell cycle protein, encoding MFKKILKSYDYTLIIAVALLSVFGLIMVFSASMVTAVQIYGQESDFFYNKQKMHLIISAIVFIIVALFPYKAMQSNKFLVPMVFISLFGLIALFIFGKVAGGAMSWFEIGSRSLQPAEFVKLSVIIYLAAVYAKKQPYINEFNKGVLPPLAYLILAALLVAVQPDFGSAMIIFLVAAAVIFTSGMNFKNIFRLGLFGVLLAAPFILLLKDKIFAPYRMGRVEAFRDPFGSEFGYQLSNSYIALGAGGLKGLGLGESIQKLGYLPEAHTDFIMAVIAEELGAFGVGFVILLLGYIVLRGIFISLKCKDAFGSLLAIGISAMIGIQAFINLAGISGVMPLTGVTLPFISYGGSSLLQLSIAMGILVNVSMFVNYEQKYKNNNEQTKPESMELASEKSFSIRK